In one Desulfobacterales bacterium genomic region, the following are encoded:
- a CDS encoding SDR family NAD(P)-dependent oxidoreductase encodes MDLKHTRILVTGACGTVGKELVHQLLNRQNVAELIALDNNESDLFDLEQQFGGHDQATFFLADVRDRDRLNDKMKGIDWVFHTAAFKHVLQCERSPFEAVQTNILGVQNVIYAAIAKKVERVIFTSSDKAVNPTNVMGTSKLMGERLITAANSSQRDAGPIFASTRFGNVLGSSGSVIPIFHDQIRRGGPVTLTDPEMTRFIMSITEAVRLVIDSGILSRGGEVFVTKMPAIRIQDLAEVMIDKLAPVYGHRASDIEVKIIGHQPGEKLYEELLNREETRRSWELSRYFVVLPAFREIYRNIDFEYPDIISKEVTSAYHSGTEQPLSKAQLAAFLQKHHLLELDK; translated from the coding sequence TTGGACCTAAAACATACGCGTATTTTGGTCACAGGCGCCTGCGGAACGGTCGGCAAAGAGTTGGTCCACCAACTGTTAAACAGGCAAAACGTGGCTGAATTGATCGCCCTTGACAACAATGAAAGTGATTTGTTCGACCTTGAGCAGCAATTTGGCGGCCACGATCAGGCGACCTTTTTCCTGGCGGATGTTCGCGATCGCGACAGACTCAACGACAAAATGAAAGGCATTGATTGGGTCTTTCATACGGCGGCCTTCAAGCATGTGCTCCAGTGTGAAAGATCCCCGTTTGAAGCAGTGCAGACCAACATCCTGGGTGTTCAAAACGTCATTTATGCAGCGATTGCCAAAAAGGTCGAGCGGGTTATTTTCACAAGCTCGGATAAAGCGGTCAACCCGACCAATGTGATGGGGACATCAAAATTAATGGGCGAACGCTTAATCACCGCCGCCAACAGCAGCCAGCGGGATGCAGGCCCTATTTTTGCCTCCACGCGATTCGGTAACGTCTTGGGCTCCAGCGGTTCGGTGATTCCCATTTTTCATGATCAAATCCGTCGCGGCGGACCGGTGACGCTGACCGATCCGGAAATGACCCGATTCATTATGAGCATCACAGAGGCGGTTCGATTGGTCATTGATTCGGGGATCTTGAGTCGGGGGGGCGAAGTATTCGTCACCAAGATGCCGGCCATCCGTATACAGGATTTGGCTGAAGTCATGATTGATAAACTGGCCCCTGTGTATGGCCACCGGGCCAGTGATATCGAAGTCAAAATTATTGGCCATCAGCCGGGTGAAAAGTTATATGAAGAGCTGTTAAACAGGGAAGAAACCAGGCGCTCATGGGAGCTTTCGCGCTATTTTGTCGTCCTGCCGGCTTTCAGGGAAATCTACCGAAATATCGATTTTGAATACCCGGACATCATATCTAAAGAAGTCACCAGCGCATACCACTCGGGTACTGAACAGCCACTATCAAAAGCCCAGTTGGCTGCGTTTCTCCAGAAACACCATCTTCTGGAACTGGATAAATAG